The following proteins come from a genomic window of Daphnia carinata strain CSIRO-1 chromosome 6, CSIRO_AGI_Dcar_HiC_V3, whole genome shotgun sequence:
- the LOC130702547 gene encoding metabotropic glutamate receptor-like: MADVKRESGRRRSNSTSKWLVRSFWFVAWTFLWLAVLRVVGQQHATSPSNSAGSSIQLAGDIILGGLFPVHVKGERTPCGSAVYNRGIQRLEAMLFAVDKINREGRLLPGIRLGVNVVDTCSRDTYALNRSLEFIRASLNAMDHSSSVSAATAGAASFQCRDGSTPRDRRPPSQQTKGFGPVFGVVGGSYSSVSIQVANLLRLFRIPQISPASTAKVLSDKSRFEFFARTVPPDDYQAITLVDLVERFNWTYVSTVASEGSYGESGIEVFHREAGARNICIALAERVSSTADERVFDNIIRNLYKKPFARAIVLFTRADDARGLLAAAKRLSITSHFIWVASDGWGRQHKLVEGLEDVAEGALTVDLESKSVPGFDDYMLSLTPGNNQRNPWYGDYWQEVHGCVLPHNQHHPQSTSAHDDQPAIGNVSVCPAGLRLTHLGYEQDSKIQFVVDAVYAFAHAISALQRDVCGNAATSAPGRRPVYGACPQLLSYDGGDFYTKYLLNVSFLDPAGSEVKFDARGDGLARYTIMNYRRLPNGANNGYDYKEVGKWYNELEMDPADVVWTRKQSAIPSSVCSQPCGVGEVKITQQGDTCCWSCDRCDPWEYVENEFKCADCGPGRWPYDDKRGCFDLEMQYMRWDSLLAIVPICVSCCGILLTVTVISIFVRHSETPIVKASGRELSFVLLGGILLCYFNTFTLLAKPMIFTCAIQRLCVGTGFSIVYGALFTKTNRISRIFDSASRSAKRPSFISPKSQMVITSCIISFQLLGTVLWMWMEPPGTRAAYPQRDQTILKCRMEDSSFLLSQVFNVLLIAVCTVYAVKTRKIPENFNESKFIGFTMYTTCIIWLAFLPIYFGTANTNEIQITTMCLTISLSATVALVCLYVPKVYIIVFHPDKNVRKLTMTATYRKAPTRQGTATSSPPANNSNHKLPNHHSAVGYCCDCGQEFSTGGEKVQLQQTVVTQQNQQKQSISAVARVIVAPVDQENSSLCNESAEETADDTSKNNTPAINRRQHVVHVGLSSDGLMLDDHENVTLL; the protein is encoded by the exons atggcggatgtGAAGAGGGAAAGTGGAAGGCGGCGGAGCAATTCGACGTCGAAATGGTTGGTGCGTTCGTTTTGGTTCGTCGCTTGGACGTTTCTGTGGCTGGCCGTGTTGCGTGTGGTGGGCCAGCAACACGCGACGTCGCCCTCGAACTCTGCCGGATCGTCGATCCAGTTGGCGGGCGACATCATTTTGGGCGGCCTCTTTCCGGTGCACGTCAAGGGCGAGCGGACGCCTTGCGGAAGCGCCGTCTACAACCGCGGGATCCAGCGGCTGGAGGCGATGCTCTTCGCCGTCGACAAGATCAACCGCGAGGGCCGGCTCTTGCCCGGCATCCGCCTCGGCGTCAATGTCGTCGACACGTGCTCGCGCGATACCTACGCTCTCAATCGCTCCCTGGAATTCATCCGAGCTTCTCTCAACGCCATGGACCATTCGAGTAGCGTCAGCGCGGCCACGGCCGGCGCGGCTTCCTTCCAGTGTCGAGACGGATCGACGCCCAGGGATCGCCGGCCGCCCAGCCAGCAGACGAAAGGATTCGGCCCCGTTTTCGGCGTCGTCGGAGGCTCTTACAGTTCCGTCTCCATTCAGGTGGCCAATCTCTTGAGACTCTTCCGCATTCCGCAAATCTCGCCCGCCTCGACGGCCAAAGTCCTCAGCGACAAGTCGCGATTCGAATTTTTCGCCcgaactg TTCCGCCGGATGATTATCAGGCAATTACGTTGGTGGATTTAGTGGAGCGTTTCAATTGGACGTACGTCTCTACGGTGGCCAGCGAAGGATCGTACGGAGAGTCGGGCATCGAGGTGTTTCATCGCGAAGCGGGCGCGCGCAACATTTGCATCGCGCTGGCCGAGCGCGTCTCTTCGACGGCCGACGAACGCGTTTTCGACAACATCATCCGCAATCTCTACAAGAAACCCTTTGCTCGCGCCATCGTCCTCTTCACACGAGCAGACGACGCCAG gggACTGTTAGCAGCGGCCAAACGACTGTCGATTACGTCACATTTCATCTGGGTGGCCAGCGACGGATGGGGACGCCAGCACAAGTTGGTCGAAGGCCTGGAAGATGTGGCCGAAGGTGCGCTGACCGTCGATCTCGAGTCGAAGAGCGTCCCGGGATTCGACGACTACATGCTGTCGCTGACGCCCGGAAACAACCAGCGCAACCCGTGGTACGGCGACTACTGGCAGGAAGTCCACGGATGCGTCCTGCCCCACAATCAACATCATCCGCAATCGACGTCCGCTCACGATGATCAGCCGGCCATCGGCAACGTTTCCGTTTGCCCGGCCGGTTTGAGGCTCACGCATCTCGGCTACGAACAAGACTCGAAGATTCAGTTTGTCGTCGACGCCGTCTACGCTTTCGCTCACGCCATATCGGCCCTGCAGCGCGACGTCTGCGGCAACGCTGCGACGTCGGCCCCTGGCCGACGCCCAGTCTACGGCGCCTGCCCGCAGCTTTTGAGTTACGACGGCGGCGATTTCTACACGAAATATCTACTCAACGTTTCATTCTTAG ATCCGGCCGGAAGCGAAGTGAAATTTGACGCCCGAGGAGATGGACTGGCTCGCTACACTATTATGAATTATCGTCGACTTCCCAACGGCGCTAACAACGGCTACGATTACAAG GAGGTTGGCAAATGGTACAACGAGCTGGAAATGGATCCGGCTGACGTCGTCTGGACCCGCAAACAATCGGCAATCCCATCCAGCGTCTGTTCTCAACCGTGCGGCGTCGGTGAAGTGAAAATCACTCAGCAG GGCGATACGTGCTGTTGGAGCTGCGATCGGTGCGACCCGTGGGAATACGTCGAGAACGAGTTCAAGTGCGCCGACTGCGGTCCGGGACGTTGGCCTTACGACGACAAAAGAGGCTGTTTCGACCTGGAAATGCAGTACATGAGATGGGACTCGCTTTTAGCCATCGTTCCCATCTGCGTCTCGTGCTGTGGCATCCTCCTCACTGTCACGGTCATTTCGATTTTCGTCAGGCACAGCGAGACACCCATCGTCAAG GCATCCGGAAGGGAGTTGAGCTTTGTGCTGCTGGGCGGCATCCTGCTCTGCTACTTCAACACGTTCACCCTCCTGGCCAAGCCCATGATATTCACGTGCGCCATCCAGCGGCTCTGCGTCGGCACCGGATTCTCCATCGTCTACGGAGCCCTCTTTACCAAAACCAACCGGATATCGCGCATCTTTGACTCG GCTTCACGCTCAGCCAAGCGGCCAAGTTTCATCAGCCCAAAATCTCAAATGGTCATTACTTCGTGCATCATTTCATTTCAG CTTTTGGGCACGGTCCTCTGGATGTGGATGGAGCCGCCGGGTACGAGGGCCGCCTACCCGCAACGAGACCAAACCATCCTCAAGTGCCGAATGGAGGACTCTTCCTTCTTGCTCAGCCAAGTCTTCAACGTCCTCCTCATCGCCGTCTGCACCGTCTACGCCGTCAAGACGCGCAAAATCCCCGAAAATTTCAACGAATCCAAATTCATCGGATTCAccat GTACACGACTTGCATCATCTGGCTGGCGTTCCTGCCCATTTACTTCGGGACGGCCAACACGAACGAG ATTCAAATAACGACCATGTGTCTGACGATCAGTCTCAGCGCCACGGTGGCTCTCGTCTGTCTCTACGTGCCCAAAGTCTACATCATCGTGTTCCATCCGGATAAAAACGTCCGGAAACTCACCATGACTGCCACCTATCGGAAAGCGCCCACCCGACAGGGTACCGCAACCAGCTCTCCGCCGGCCAATAATTCCAATCATAAATTACCCAATCATCATTCGG CCGTAGGATATTGTTGCGATTGCGGACAGGAATTCTCAACTGGCGGCGAAAAAGTGCAGCTGCAACAAACTGTCGTAACGCAACAAAACCAGCAGAAGCAATCCATCTCTGCAGTGGCTCGAGTCATTGTGGCTCCTGTGGATCAGGAGAATTCATCATTGTGCAATGAATCAGCCGAAGAGACGGCCGACGACACGAGCAAGAACAACACGCCCGCAATCAACCGGAGGCAGCACGTCGTTCACGTTGGACTGTCTTCCGATGGCCTCATGCTGGACGACCACGAGAACGTGACACTCCTctga